A region of Cucumis melo cultivar AY chromosome 2, USDA_Cmelo_AY_1.0, whole genome shotgun sequence DNA encodes the following proteins:
- the LOC127147755 gene encoding aluminum-activated malate transporter 8-like, which yields MEMSMESGKVLRKLVSSIREITQPTQAEIHIHNSKAAAKKLKASLKSSRVWENCDLLTLVPAATIGSLLIDVVDCTEKIAEAVQELASLAHFKRAKPGMVSVVKSEAAVQSGKEKVQPNIGIPFVTIPISTG from the coding sequence ATGGAGATGAGCATGGAATCAGGTAAGGTACTACGGAAGTTAGTTTCATCCATAAGGGAAATAACTCAACCAACTCAAGCAGAAATCCACATACACAACTCAAAAGCAGCTGCCAAAAAGCTCAAAGCCTCTCTCAAATCATCACGCGTGTGGGAAAATTGTGATCTTTTGACACTCGTCCCGGCAGCCACCATCGGATCACTGCTCATCGACGTCGTTGATTGTACCGAGAAAATTGCAGAGGCTGTTCAAGAACTTGCCTCTTTGGCACATTTCAAGAGGGCCAAGCCTGGTATGGTGTCTGTGGTGAAATCAGAGGCCGCAGTACAAAGTGGAAAGGAAAAGGTGCAGCCTAATATTGGTATTCCTTTTGTTACAATACCAATCAGTACAGGGTGA
- the LOC103491945 gene encoding aluminum-activated malate transporter 2-like: MEMECDEKVRVWRRMSLWVKSLFAKLVEIGKKAKALGKDDPRRVIHALKLGLTLTIVSLLYYYKPLYDNFGVSAMWAVMTVVVVLEFSVGATLGKGLNRAFATLFAGGLGAGAHHLAALSGHVGQPIITSIFVFLTACTLTFMRFFPSIKAKYDYGMMISILSFSLVSISGLRDDEIFLLLQKRVSTIFLGVCVCLIISISISPFWAGQDLHNRIALNIEYLALFFEGYGSEYFKTLQDREANKDENFSQLYKSILKSSGIEDTLYNFARWEPGHGCFQFRHPWKQYLKIGSLTYQCAFRVDALHRNLHSNVQFQ; encoded by the exons ATGGAAATGGAGTGTGATGAAAAAGTAAGGGTATGGAGGAGAATGTCTTTATGGGTGAAGAGTTTATTTGCAAAATTAGTGGAAATTGGAAAGAAGGCAAAAGCTCTGGGGAAAGATGATCCAAGAAGGGTTATTCATGCACTAAAATTAGGGCTTACACTCACAATTGTCTCACTACTTTACTATTACAAACCACTTTATGATAACTTTGGAGTTTCAGCAATGTGGGCTGTCATgactgttgttgttgttcttgaaTTCTCAGTAG GGGCAACACTGGGAAAAGGGTTGAATAGAGCATTTGCAACACTGTTTGCTGGTGGTTTAGGAGCTGGAGCTCATCACTTGGCTGCTCTATCTGGACATGTTGGCCAACCAATCATTACTAGTATCTTTGTCTTTTTAACAG CTTGCACATTGACGTTTATGAGGTTTTTTCCAAGCATCAAAGCAAAATATGATTATGGAATGATGATCTCCATTTTATCATTCTCTTTGGTATCCATATCGGGGCTTCGAGATGATGAAATATTTTTGCTTCTTCAGAAGAGGGTTTCTACAATCTTCCTTGGTGTTTGTGTCTGTCTTATCATTTCTATCTCTATTTCCCCGTTTTGGGCTGGTCAAGATCTTCACAATCGAATTGCTCTCAACATTGAATACCTAGCTCTCTTCTTTGAAG GATATGGATCAGAATACTTCAAAACTTTACAAGATAGAGAGGCCAACAAAGATGAAAATTTTAGTCAATTATACAAAAGTATTCTCAAATCAAGTGGCATTGAAGATACGTTG TATAATTTTGCAAGGTGGGAGCCTGGCCATGGATGTTTCCAATTTCGTCATCCATGGAAGCAGTACCTCAAAATTGGATCCCTAACTTACCAATGTGCCTTTAGAGTTGATGCTCTTCATCGCAATCTCCATTCAAATGTTCAA TTTCAGTAA